From the Lepidochelys kempii isolate rLepKem1 chromosome 2, rLepKem1.hap2, whole genome shotgun sequence genome, one window contains:
- the XIRP1 gene encoding xin actin-binding repeat-containing protein 1 isoform X3, whose translation MERDDKPRQPQSFHAAFGSPESRSAHRAVALRRNSVSALVARYQNILDCESASSKQDNCKTASFSGSFRESEMESSIVTTTQPLTQGAKPWTELSFSSSQSNSRRQQWSAATSTGKDSARKEVKLSGKSKTPISKVPDTAYDSAVGKHFERTQSVLDNTRRILHQGHGKPSSPSVKERSALYLSETAAHAVSLPKSNTTKESTAHRLDSQKASKMAELQNQTSSKVNGKKMEEDLPPPPPPLQDSFQASTSLVGSQDSNPRPPPKGSFSKFYQQRQVNELKRLYRHMHPELRKNLEEAVTEDLAEMLSTEDPSAQASVNLDAVLPGEVQSMRWIFENWTLDSIGEHQPTKTLAEEEPIPSGDVKSTSRRFESQSLNGDRLSALTKVPTTVHTKGDVHTARWLFETQPLDSLNKMYSDETDVQEAVLKEPVQKGDVKGAKQLFETYSLEALGHYSSVEEQSILQLKSEIQELKGNVKKTIKLFQTEPLCAIRDKTGNIHEIKSVCREEIQSNAVRTARWLFETQPLDTINKDTSKVKIIRGISLEEAGRGNVSGARWMFETQPLDVIKELTVEEKDFRASMDFVDGADVSKQRLLFETQPLDSLKGEVSDSSPAKEEVIGGDVKSTLWLFETQPMETLKDNFEVGHLKRVGILEEERGDVKQRKHVFETCPLSSISKASSEDPLSASNVQEVMKGDVKSFKNLFETLPLDSIKQSDAEPITKQEEEIPAGNVKANQVLFETIPLYAIKDSFGNFHKVTSVSREQVMSGDVKNYKWMFETKPLDQFDDSTKKVDIIRGITKQEVIAGDVRTAKWLFETQPIDVIHHQANQGEEHSSVKREVTQQGDVKTCRWLFETQPIDTLYEKVEKKQEGESSVPQADVKSYTWMFETQPLDSLKGQEEQFLQVGKAYCQDDLQGVNVKTVRHLFETEPLVTNASSETDSKKMVRYSSHVEIQSGEVSRVKEFFETKPLDVLGKLAAATKENGVPADGNIEAGSVHKFTWLFENFPMDTLKNNTEGIQEIPPEKDIEGGDIGGKRFIFETYSLDQIHDKVDETEIKRIQEETMSKASIKSCTMLFESQPLYAIQDKEGEYHEVTSLKKEEIMKGDLKGARWLFETKPLDQIKKEEEVFVIRAVTQEDIKKGDIQSARWRFETEPLDSFSGGKRCVARTVDDVQKGDVQTNKQLFESQPVSQKKYVRMVSVSDVQQGNVRTSTWLFENQPIDSLKGESEASSSMTTVQREDSQKGDVKRCTWLFETQPMDSLKDPKGSASTNAPEVVPHADVKSTTWLFETTPLDKLSSSKHRTETEVKERTVRETLEGLCACQAIQHDGILIEANDVGSVRMVKYQFSRQTTPEIQKEEIVGGNLQRIMLQLLHRTNVEAQGMLVEEDEEGKIKVSPLQLLDPSEADKSKEELRDDVAKALQSLLSQDASIKKGMVMQETEVGSVKMTIYSLLHHSIQQEVVKGDVKSTIGNLLASSQEQRMMATIRREDNEKGNVQLYTSCIEKGDLDYLKNLQRESEIESLISSQADQEPAEFIQQDVQGANMHALQQEEPADKVTEDVGQGGIKGTKRVLMCEGVSKENMLERKAVHAGDTDSTVQCLGQNLSRPTGVGKEDIVCGDIQATTQSLKKAKNVNKKAEREERVSRDVKEVKIAPQGAASTKVVAQKDDMARSQRSVAGETSQMTKNMEEAALGSDLQAAMQSLRLATAEAKSIQHQVQSKLHKSTEQIHLASKQQAPSISGTMTMQSTVCQQECAPPKQHQASATIRDQESSKSHASASQKSMTSHKKVSTSEEVQGGQHLCQESQGVPSADVSVKDGLFTAKPVKPYVSPFIESDYKEQSVQEEREQDVMLRGDVKTAIRALQSAATEQRQVEKEDVVRGNLKATLQSLEKSNVNVSKGDFKAAMIYRNAGQSYSICKKENDTQSISNQTAVVTSGSQSDNDFPPPPPVAVMKTKCCPPMTQARESAPSQPSKKDEALGCSAPMHNAIPKTLTLASTKANDQRPSEKPAILPKPEITAPPRRKPIPPPKPERFLQEKPSRPASNSKGRLTKLVPPPLPPKPSGLSELSRAKTPPMNQAKDSCCSDALAQMGCGDCQSKCCTPQSPVANAVTVKNQNSEKKAPKDIIKTPLQIAEERYKATKEEQGKQESVDSKTSKPLKNRVAVSETEQVMTKEKATAPRNCCPAEEIPGHRLSSGQENSCTLTSKQEWLDGYLIGLTNPESENKPSTSPKNQATLLRKGSDTALNASPKTESASMSSTDGSWDNQSTTQKTNQRRQEEPSASSHQLSRDLFKEQQQVNSRQGGSLEAKREQFAQKPVVVMREKPCRETEDERLKRLSFHKEEIMKGSVKEAMEIFENLRRQEELQEILTRVKEFEEETFKVDVKALKSFFENVPEWVVHQKAHQVTQQHKAEKAEQTTKEDSDSVSSVELAFEDLERASAEIIHLKEQTLARLLDIEEAIRKALYSVSNLKSESDIAGLSGLFKESLGNAQSPTTSNNIRKISIVSSKAKQEKAAQGMQNAASVESANGSEKTEMLKGELEVPCIIEQRVNSPSSPSYISIESAARKPAESPKMAYSPWDAPLQDYPDMPGKRDTFTQNIFNSLTRKSVGSGECNPAPLQIEQEPIQMKIGSNSIRQHYVSNPECPLSGNSGKEGCALNSSKGSCHGAIKGGFSDYKAPLNISSPQNPRRQKSILELQTGPDGSKLYGATRTVTEQYEEVDEFGNKIITSSTTVTKQSETQTSSTCNVVSPPRYEITASPLLRRYLNSPGEDFHSNGSFQETGVVFVTFGNSKPKK comes from the exons TTGAGAGGACACAGTCAGTTTTAGACAACACTAGACGCATACTGCACCAAGGACACGGGAAACCATCCTCTCCCTCCGTGAAGGAGCGGTCAGCTCTCTATCTGTCTGAGACAGCTGCTCACGCAGTCAGCCTCCCAAAGTCT aATACCACAAAGGAGAGCACTGCTCATCGTCTTGACAGCCAGAAAGCAAGCAAG ATGGCAGAGCTTCAGAACCAGACGTCATCTAAAGTGAATGGCAAGAAAATGGAAGAGGACTTACctccacctccccctcccctgcaagacTCCTTCCAGGCCTCTACTTCCCtggttgggagccaggattcAAACCCACGGCCGCCCCCAAAGGGATCCTTCTCAAAGTTCTACCAGCAGCGCCAGGTGAATGAGCTGAAGAGGCTCTATAGGCACATGCACCCTGAGCTGAGGAAGAACCTGGAGGAAGCTGTGACCGAGGACCTGGCGGAAATGCTCAGCACGGAAGATCCCAGTGCCCAGGCCTCAGTGAATCTGGATGCCGTGCTCCCGGGGGAGGTTCAGTCCATGCGCTGGATCTTTGAAAACTGGACGCTAGACTCTATTGGGGAGCATCAACCGACCAAGACGTTGGCGGAGGAGGAACCCATCCCAAGCGGGGATGTGAAAAGCACCTCCCGGAGGTTTGAAAGCCAGTCGTTAAACGGAGACAGGCTGTCTGCGTTGACCAAAGTGCCCACGACAGTCCACACCAAAGGGGACGTGCATACAGCCCGGTGGCTATTCGAAACCCAGCCGCTGGACTCATTAAACAAAATGTACTCAGATGAAACAGACGTGCAGGAGGCAGTTCTCAAGGAGCCTGTTCAAAAAGGGGACGTGAAAGGTGCCAAGCAACTCTTTGAAACCTACTCCCTGGAAGCGCTGGGCCACTACAGCTCAGTGGAGGAGCAAAGTATCCTGCAGCTCAAATCAGAAATCCAGGAGCTAAAGGGCAATGTCAAGAAAACCATCAAGCTGTTCCAGACAGAGCCACTCTGTGCCATCAGAGACAAAACTGGCAACATCCACGAGATCAAATCCGTCTGCAGAGAAGAAATACAGAGCAATGCGGTCAGGACCGCTCGCTGGTTGTTTGAGACTCAGCCACTGGATACCATCAACAAGGACACGTCCAAAGTGAAAATTATCCGGGGGATTTCATTAGAAGAGGCAGGAAGGGGGAATGTCAGTGGAGCAAGATGGATGTTTGAAACTCAGCCACTTGATGTGATCAAAGAATTGACAGTGGAAGAAAAGGATTTCAGGGCTTCCATGGATTTCGTTGATGGGGCAGATGTCAGTAAGCAGCGTCTACTTTTTGAGACCCAACCTCTTGACTCTCTGAAAGGAGAAGTCTCAGACAGCAGCCCAGCCAAGGAAGAAGTCATCGGCGGTGACGTGAAATCTACACTCTGGCTGTTTGAAACCCAACCAATGGAAACCCTAAAAGATAATTTTGAAGTGGGTCATTTAAAGAGAGTGGGGATTTTGGAAGAGGAGAGGGGGGATGTGAAACAAAGAAAGCACGTCTTTGAGACCTGTCCCCTCAGCAGCATCTCAAAGGCATCCTCTGAAGACCCCCTCTCAGCCTCTAATGTACAAGAGGTGATGAAGGGGGATGTTAAATCTTTCAAAAACCTCTTTGAGACTCTCCCATTAGACAGCATTAAGCAGTCTGATGCTGAGCCCATCACCAAACAAGAAGAGGAGATACCAGCTGGGAACGTCAAAGCCAACCAGGTCCTGTTTGAGACAATACCTTTGTATGCCATCAAAGACAGCTTCGGAAACTTCCACAAGGTCACCTCTGTAAGCAGAGAGCAGGTCATGAGCGGCGATGTCAAGAACTACAAATGGATGTTTGAAACCAAACCTTTGGACCAGTTTGATGACAGCACCAAGAAGGTGGATATAATCAGAGGGATCACAAAGCAGGAAGTGATAGCTGGTGATGTCAGAACAGCAAAATGGCTCTTTGAAACCCAGCCCATTGATGTCATCCATCACCAAGCCAACCAAGGAGAAGAGCACTCCTCGGTGAAGAGAGAGGTTACCCAGCAGGGTGATGTGAAGACCTGCAGGTGGCTGTTTGAGACACAGCCAATTGACACCCTGTATGAGAAGGTGGAGAAAAAGCAGGAAGGGGAAAGTTCTGTACCACAGGCTGATGTTAAGTCGTACACATGGATGTTTGAGACCCAGCCCCTGGACTCCCTGAAAGGCCAGGAGGAGCAGTTTTTGCAGGTTGGCAAAGCATACTGCCAAGATGACTTACAAGGAGTCAACGTCAAAACTGTCAGACATCTGTTTGAGACTGAACCACTGGTTACCAATGCCTCCAGCGAGACTGACTCAAAGAAAATGGTCAGGTACTCCAGCCACGTGGAAATACAGTCCGGTGAAGTGTCTCGGGTGAAGGAGTTCTTtgaaaccaaacccttggatgtaCTGGGTAAATTGGCTGCAGCCACAAAAGAGAATGGTGTCCCTGCAGATGGGAACATTGAAGCTGGATCAGTGCACAAGTTCACCTGGCTCTTTGAGAACTTCCCCATGGATACTTTAAAGAACAACACTGAGGGCATACAAGAAATCCCCCCAGAGAAGGATATCGAGGGGGGGGACATCGGAGGCAAGAGGTTCATTTTTGAGACCTACTCCCTAGACCAGATTCATGACAAGGTGGATGAGACGGAGATCAAGAGGATCCAGGAGGAGACAATGAGCAAAGCCAGCATCAAGTCCTGCACCATGCTCTTTGAGAGCCAGCCCCTATATGCCATCCAGGACAAGGAGGGGGAATACCATGAGGTCACCTCACTGAAGAAGGAAGAAATAATGAAAGGTGACTTGAAAGGTGCCCGGTGGCTCTTCGAAACCAAACCTCTGGATCAGAtcaagaaggaggaggaggtgttCGTGATCAGGGCTGTCACCCAAGAGGACATCAAGAAAGGGGATATCCAGTCTGCCCGATGGAGGTTTGAGACGGAGCCTCTCGATTCCTTctctggggggaagaggtgtgtGGCCAGGACAGTGGATGATGTACAGAAAGGGGATGTCCAGACCAACAAGCAGCTTTTCGAGTCTCAGCCGGTGAGCCAGAAGAAATACGTGAGGATGGTCAGCGTCAGCGATGTCCAGCAGGGCAATGTGAGGACGTCCACCTGGCTTTTTGAGAACCAGCCCATCGATTCCCTGAAGGGAGAGTCTGAAGCGAGCTCCAGCATGACCACTGTGCAGAGAGAAGACAGCCAGAAAGGGGATGTGAAGCGCTGCACATGGCTGTTTGAAACTCAGCCCATGGATAGTCTCAAAGACCCCAAGGGGTCTGCCAGCACCAATGCCCCGGAGGTGGTCCCTCATGCTGATGTGAAGAGCACAACATGGCTGTTTGAAACCACCCCTCTGGATAAACTCAGCTCTTCTAAACACAGAACCGAAACTGAGGTGAAAGAGAGGACAGTGAGGGAGACTTTGGAAGGCCTCTGCGCCTGCCAGGCCATCCAGCATGACGGGATCCTCATAGAAGCCAATGACGTAGGGAGCGTGAGGATGGTGAAGTACCAGTTCAGCAGGCAAACTACTCCAGAGATCCAAAAGGAAGAGATTGTGGGAGGCAATTTGCAAAGGATCATGCTGCAACTACTGCACAGGACCAATGTGGAGGCCCAGGGGATGCTGGTGGAGGAGGACGAGGAGGGCAAGATCAAAGTCAGCCCACTGCAGCTACTGGACCCAAGCGAAGCCGATAAAAGCAAAGAGGAGTTGAGGGATGACGTTGCTAAGGCTCTCCAAAGTCTCCTTAGCCAAGATGCCTCCATCAAAAAGGGAATGGTCATGCAAGAGACAGAGGTGGGGTCGGTGAAGATGACTATCtactccctcctgcaccactCCATCCAGCAGGAAGTTGTCAAGGGAGATGTGAAGTCAACCATAGGGAACCTGCTGGCTTCCTCGCAAGAGCAGAGGATGATGGCAACCATCAGACGGGAGGACAACGAGAAGGGGAATGTCCAGCTGTACACCAGCTGCATCGAGAAGGGAGACCTGGACTACCTAAAGAACCTTCAGCGGGAGTCTGAGATAGAGTCCCTCATCTCCTCTCAAGCAGACCAGGAGCCAGCAGAATTCATCCAGCAGGATGTGCAAGGGGCTAATATGCATGCCTTgcaacaggaagagccagcagaTAAAGTGACTGAAGATGTGGGGCAAGGGGGCATTAAGGGGACTAAGAGAGTGCTCATGTGTGAAGGTGTAAGCAAAGAGAACATGTTAGAAAGAAAGGCAGTGCATGCAGGTGACACAGACTCCACTGTGCAGTGTCTTGGGCAAAACCTGAGCCGGCCCACAGGGGTGGGAAAGGAAGATATTGTGTGTGGGGATATTCAGGCAACCACACAATCACTGAAAAAGGCTAAGAATGTCAACaagaaggcagagagagaggagagagtcTCTAGAGATGTGAAGGAAGTGAAGATTGCACCACAGGGAGCAGCCTCCACTAAAGTGGTGGCTCAGAAAGATGACATGGCCAGAAGCCAGCGTTCAGTGGCAGGGGAAACCAGCCAGATGACAAAAAACATGGAGGAGGCGGCCCTTGGAAGTGATCTTCAAGCCGCAATGCAGAGTCTAAGGCTGGCCACAGCTGAGGCAAAAAGCATTCAGCACCAAGTCCAGAGCAAGCTCCACAAGAGCACGGAGCAAATCCATCTCGCCTCTAAGCAGCAGGCACCCAGCATTTCGGGGACAATGACCATGCAATCAACTGTTTGCCAACAGGAATGTGCACCCCCCAAGCAGCATCAAGCCAGCGCCACCATCAGAGACCAGGAGTCATCCAAGTCCCACGCAAGTGCGTCTCAGAAGAGCATGACGTCACACAAAAAGGTCAGTACTTCCGAGGAAGTACAGGGAGGACAGCATTTGTGCCAGGAAAGCCAAGGTGTGCCTAGTGCAGATGTTAGCGTTAAGGATGGTCTGTTTACTGCCAAGCCAGTGAAACCCTATGTAAGCCCTTTTATTGAGTCTGATTACAAAGAGCAATCAGTGCAAGAAGAAAGAGAGCAAGATGTTATGCTCAGAGGGGATGTAAAGACAGCTATCAGAGCACTGCAAAGTGCTGCAACAGAACAGAGACAAGTAGAGAAGGAGGATGTTGTTCGAGGTAACTTAAAGGCCACTCTTCAGTCGCTGGAGAAGTCTAATGTTAATGTCTCCAAAGGGGATTTTAAAGCCGCTATGATATACAGAAATGCAGGGCAGTCATATTCCATATGTAAAAAGGAAAACGATACTCAATCAATTAGTAACCAGACAGCTGTAGTGACTTCAGGGTCCCAGTCTGATAAtgactttcctcctcctcccccagttgCTGTGATGAAAACTAAGTGTTGTCCACCCATGACACAAGCAAGAGAATCTGCCCCTTCCCAACCAAGCAAAAAAGATGAAGCCCTGGGATGTTCTGCACCGATGCACAACGCTATCCCTAAGACCCTCACTCTCGCCTCCACCAAAGCCAATGATCAGAGGCCTTCAGAGAAACCAGCGATTCTCCCCAAACCAGAAATTACTGCCCCACCAAGGAGGAAACCCATTCCACCTCCAAAACCTGAGCGCTTCCTGCAGGAGAAACCTTCACGCCCTGCTAGCAACAGTAAAGGGAGGTTGACAAAGCTAGtcccacccccactgcctcctAAACCTTCAGGCCTGAGCGAGCTAAGCAGAGCAAAAACCCCACCCATGAATCAGGCAAAGGACTCGTGTTGCTCTGATGCCTTAGCACAAATGGGATGTGGGGACTGTCAGTCAAAGTGTTGTACCCCTCAATCACCAGTGGCCAATGCTGTTACTGTAAAGAACCAGAACTCTGAGAAGAAAGCACCAAAAGACATCATCAAAACACCTCTTCAGATAGCAGAGGAAAGGTACAAGGCAACCAAGGAAGAACAGGGCAAGCAAGAGTCAGTAGACTCTAAGACGTCAAAGCCACTTAAAAATCGAGTGGCTGTCTCTGAAACAGAACAGGTGATGACCAAAGAGAAGGCAACAGCTCCAAGGAACTGCTGTCCAGCTGAGGAAATTCCGGGACACAGACTTTCATCTGGCCAAGAGAACAGCTGCACATTAACATCAAAACAAGAATGGCTGGATGGGTATCTGATAGGTCTTACTAACCCCGAGAGTGAGAATAAGCCAAGTACCTCTCCTAAGAATCAAGCTACCCTTCTGAGAAAAGGATCTGATACAGCACTAAATGCCTCACCTAAGACAGAAAGTGCAAGCATGTCTAGTACCGATGGGTCATGGGATAATCAGAGCACCACCCAGAAAACAAATCAGAGAAGACAAGAAGAGCCTTCAGCATCTTCCCATCAGCTTTCCAGGGACCTCTttaaggagcagcagcaggtgaaCAGTAGACAAGGGGGCAGTCTTGAAGCGAAGAGGGAGCAGTTTGCTCAGAAGCCAGTGGTGGTCATGCGAGAAAAGCCCTGCAGAGAAACGGAGGATGAACGTCTCAAGAGGCTGTCTTTCCACAAGGAGGAGATCATGAAGGGCAGCGTCAAGGAGGCTATGGAGATCTTTGAGAATCTGCGAAGGCAGGAGGAGCTGCAAGAGATCCTGACCCGAGTGAAGGAGTTTGAGGAGGAGACATTTAAGGTGGATGTGAAAGCCCTGAAGAGCTTCTTTGAGAATGTCCCAGAATGGGTGGTGCATCAGAAGGCTCACCAAGTGACGCAGCAGCACAAGGCTGAGAAGGCCGAGCAAACGACGAAGGAAGACTCTGACAGCGTCTCCTCTGTGGAGCTGGCTTTTGAAGACCTGGAGAGGGCAAGTGCTGAGATCATCCACCTGAAGGAGCAGACGTTAGCTAGGTTGCTGGACATTGAGGAGGCCATTAGGAAAGCTCTCTATTCTGTTTCTAATCTAAAGTCAGAATCAGACATAGCTGGGCTCTCTGGGCTCTTCAAGGAGTCTCTGGGGAACGCCCAGAGCCCTACAACCAGCAACAATATCCGTAAGATCAGCATAGTCTCCAGCAAAGCCAAGCAAGAGAAAGCAGCACAAGGGATGCAGAACGCAGCATCTGTGGAAAGTGCAAATGGGTCCGAAAAGACGGAGATGCTCAAAGGAGAGTTAGAGGTCCCCTGCATCATTGAGCAGCGAGTAAATTCTCCATCGTCTCCTTCTTATATCTCCATTGAGTCTGCAGCCAGAAAGCCTGCTGAATCACCCAAGATGGCATATTCCCCCTGGGATGCCCCCTTACAAGATTATCCCGACATGCCAGGAAAAAGGGACACATTCACTCAGAACATCTTTAACTCATTAACTCGCAAATCAGTGGGGTCCGGTGAATGCAATCCAGCTCCCTTGCAGATTGAACAGGAGCCCATCCAGATGAAGATAGGATCAAACTCAATTAGGCAACACTATGTCAGCAACCCCGAGTGTCCGCTTAGTGGCAACAGTGGCAAAGAGGGCTGCGCACTGAACTCATCCAAAGGCAGCTGCCATGGTGCAATCAAAGGAGGCTTTTCTGACTACAAAGCTCCCCTGAACATTTCTAGCCCACAGAATCCAAGGAGGCAGAAAAGCATATTAGAACTGCAGACAGGTCCGGATGGATCCAAGCTTTACGGAGCCACCAGAACTGTGACCGAGCAGTACGAGGAGGTGGATGAGTTCGGAAACAAGATCATCACTTCATCCACCACCGTCACCAAACAATCAGAGACCCAAACCTCCTCCACGTGCAATGTGGTCTCTCCTCCCCGGTATGAGATAACCGCCTCGCCCCTCCTTCGGAGGTACCTAAACAGTCCTGGTGAAGACTTCCACTCCAACGGCAGCTTCCAGGAAACAGGGGTGGTCTTTGTCACTTTTGGCAACTCCAAGCCAAAGAAATAG